One window from the genome of Cryptomeria japonica chromosome 6, Sugi_1.0, whole genome shotgun sequence encodes:
- the LOC131033256 gene encoding leucine-rich repeat receptor-like serine/threonine-protein kinase SKM1, producing MAATLLRLSVCVFCMVVVACSGSGEVGALIKVKSMMSDPLNVLSQWKEKGSGGGHPCSWRGVNCSSPQGSVTAINLSGKNLTGILSPAIAELRSLEVLDLSNNNLSGSIPAQLLNCSNLRELILRGNNFSGIIPVGLSGLRWLRVLDLFDNSLSGSIPADIGLYPSLTTLDFGGNCLEGGINPAISNLTGLTSLTLAGNELTGKIPPGLSRLRRLEWIYLGYNHLVGEIPVEMGQMTNLTHLDLVYNNLTGTIPESFGNLTKLEYLFLFQNKLSGSIPRSLYNLTRMISLDLSDNSLTGQVEERIGNLKQLQILNLFSNNLTGRIPSSISLLPHLEVLALWANRFHGTIPAGLGQRNNLSALDLSGNLLRGRIPAFLCSSQRLYKLILFSNFLTGPIPESVAKCRSLQRVRLEKNYLSGDFPVALTQLPLVYYLDLSFNNLTGPIDGKIPWSMPSLQMLRLQSNQLTGRLPSSFGKLPKLETLDLSSNKLSEEIPKEIGLLGELSQLILTGNKLQGRIPKEVGNCTKLVTMDLSNNLLSGEIPEAIASMPVLGILDVSMNQLTGTIPSELGVVESLVFVNVSHNRLHGPLPLTGAFVEINSTAVAGNDGLCGSSLNPVLRHCKSSKNPRWRLGLAASIGVSVLISCVLGLALYWAFRFLRNRSLHLKKVESAEVSLPEWDDTHARDLVLFHKVHLSVDDVFNAMKEENVIAKGSNGKMYRGSTKKGKPLAVKESSFDSELDIKSLEKLQHPNIVKLLGFCKNGSTVLLVYEYLENGSLNNLLHGGVQSHGLDWRRRLKIASGTAKALAYLHHECGPRILHGNVTSRKVMLDADYGAHLTLSINMSKDSKGFLCSGYAAPEFIETKELTEKTDVYSYGVLLVELITGRRPVEPEFAKHANIVEWVHAQYGQWDCKHIIDPALSQTITQTQQAEMMRLMNLAIRSTSLSPALRPTMHEIVRILKTVRKPGIGLRLS from the exons TGTGAACTGCAGCTCACCCCAGGGCTCAGTGACTGCCATCAACTTATCAGGCAAGAATCTGACTGGCATCTTGTCCCCTGCCATTGCTGAGCTGAGGTCACTGGAAGTTCTCGACTTGTCCAACAATAACCTGTCAGGTTCCATTCCTGCCCAGTTGCTAAATTGCTCGAATCTCAGAGAGCTCATCCTGAGGGGCAACAACTTTTCTGGCATTATCCCAGTTGGTCTCTCTGGGCTGCGGTGGCTCAGAGTTCTGGATCTGTTTGATAATTCTCTATCTGGGTCCATTCCTGCTGATATTGGGCTCTATCCAAGCCTTACTACTCTGGATTTTGGGGGCAATTGTCTGGAAGGGGGCATAAATCCTGCCATTTCTAATCTGACCGGCTTGACATCCTTGACACTTGCAGGAAACGAGCTGACAGGCAAAATCCCCCCTGGTCTGAGTAGACTCCGGAGGCTGGAATGGATTTACTTGGGTTATAATCATCTGGTGGGTGAAATTCCTGTCGAGATGGGTCAAATGACTAATCTTACCCATCTCGACCTTGTCTATAACAATCTCACAGGAACAATCCCTGAGTCTTTCGGCAATCTCACCAAGTTGGAATACCTGTTCCTGTTTCAGAATAAGCTCTCTGGTTCGATTCCTAGGTCCCTGTACAATCTCACCAGAATGATCTCCCTGGACCTCAGTGACAACTCTCTTACAGGCCAGGTGGAGGAAAGAATTGGAAATCTCAAGCAGCTCCAGATACTGAATCTGTTCTCCAATAATCTCACTGGCCGTATTCCCTCCTCCATCTCTCTGTTGCCCCACCTGGAGGTCCTTGCTCTGTGGGCCAACAGGTTTCATGGAACCATTCCTGCAGGGCTGGGGCAGAGGAACAATCTCTCGGCCCTTGACCTTTCAGGAAACCTTCTCCGTGGCCGAATTCCTGCTTTTCTCTGTAGCTCTCAGCGCCTTTATAAACTAATCCTGTTTTCAAATTTTCTCACTGGGCCCATCCCAGAAAGTGTGGCAAAGTGTCGCAGTTTGCAGCGAGTGCGCCTGGAGAAGAACTATCTGTCGGGTGATTTTCCTGTAGCCTTGACTCAGCTGCCTCTTGTTTACTACCTCGACCTATCCTTCAATAACTTGACAGGCCCGATCGATGGAAAAATCCCCTGGAGCATGCCTTCCTTGCAAATGCTCAGGCTCCAGTCGAATCAGCTCACTGGCAGACTGCCATCCTCTTTTGGGAAATTGCCCAAGCTTGAAACTTTGGATCTGTCAAGCAATAAGCTCAGTGAAGAGATTCCTAAGGAAATCGGATTGCTTGGGGAGCTGAGTCAGTTGATACTGACTGGAAATAAGTTGCAGGGCAGAATTCCTAAAGAAGTCGGCAACTGCACTAAATTGGTCACCATGGATCTCAGCAACAACTTGCTGAGCGGAGAAATTCCAGAGGCAATAGCCAGCATGCCTGTGTTGGGAATTCTAGATGTTTCTATGAACCAGCTCACTGGAACAATTCCATCTGAGCTTGGGGTCGTAGAATCTCTGGTTTTTGTCAATGTTTCCCACAATCGCCTGCATGGGCCTCTGCCTCTCACTGGAGCATTCGTGGAGATCAATTCTACTGCTGTAGCTGGTAATGATGGATTGTGTGGGTCAAGCTTGAACCCAGTTTTGAGACACTGTAAGTCATCAAAGAATCCCAGATGGAGGCTTGGATTGGCTGCATCCATTGGTGTTTCTGTGCTGATTAGCTGTGTTCTTGGTCTTGCATTGTATTGGGCTTTTCGTTTTCTGAGAAACAGATCTCTGCATCTGAAAAAGGTTGAATCTGCAGAAGTCTCGCTGCCTGAGTGGGATGATACCCATGCAAGGGATCTTGTCCTGTTCCACAAAGTTCATCTCTCAGTGGACGACGTTTTCAAtgccatgaaagaggagaatgtcATAGCCAAGGGAAGCAATGGGAAGATGTACAGAGGATCGACTAAAAAGGGCAAGCCTTTGGCTGTAAAAGAGTCATCTTTCGATTCAGAGCTTGACATCAAGTCGTTGGAAAAATTGCAGCATCCAAACATTGTGAAGCTCCTTGGCTTCTGCAAAAATGGCAGCACTGTACTGCTTGTGTATGAGTATTTGGAAAATGGAAGCTTGAATAACCTTCTTCATGGAGGTGTTCAATCTCATGGTCTAGACTGGCGTAGGAGGCTGAAGATCGCTTCCGGAACTGCGAAAGCCCTGGCGTATTTGCACCACGAATGCGGCCCAAGGATCTTGCATGGGAACGTCACGTCGAGGAAAGTTATGTTGGATGCAGATTACGGCGCTCACTTAACTCTCAGTATCAACATGTCCAAGGACTCCAAGGGATTCCTCTGCTCAGGCTATGCTGCTCCAG AGTTCATAGAGACAAAGGAACTGACTGAGAAAACCGACGTATATAGCTATGGCGTTCTGCTGGTGGAGTTGATAACAGGAAGGCGGCCCGTGGAGCCTGAATTTGCAAAGCATGCAAACATTGTAGAGTGGGTTCATGCCCAATATGGGCAGTGGGACTGTAAGCACATAATCGACCCAGCTCTTTCACAGACCATCACGCAAACCCAGCAAGCTGAAATGATGCGTCTGATGAACTTGGCCATTCGATCTACTTCACTCTCCCCTGCACTGCGACCCACCATGCATGAAATTGTTCGCATTCTAAAAACGGTTCGCAAGCCCGGGATTGGGCTTCGCCTCTCTTAG